The genome window TCGTCAGAAAGACAGGAACAGAGGGCGGGAAGCTCCCGGCGTACTAGGCGTGCGCTTCGATCTGGTGCTGCTCGAGAGAGCTCGCGCGAATCTTGCCGCCTTCGACCGGCGGGCCGCGGCTCTCGAGGGGCGCAAGGCCGCGGCGGTGGCCGTGGTCCTGCTTCCCGATCAGGAGGGGCGCGGCTGCTTCCTGCTGACCAAGCGCGCGCCCACGCTGCGCGCCCACACGGGGCAGTGGGCGCTGCCGGGCGGCCGGATGGACGCGGGGGAGAGCCCGGAAGGGGCTGCGCTCCGCGAACTCGACGAAGAGGTCGGGCTCAAGCTCGGCGCGGGGACGGCGCTCGGGCTCCTCGACGATTATCCGACGCGCTCGGGGTTCGTCATCACCCCGGTCGTCTTCTGGGCCGATGATCCCGGCGCGCTCTCTCCGAACCCTGCCGAGGTGGCGCGCGTGCACCTGGTCCCGCTCGAGGATCTCGATGCTCCCGACGTCCCGCGCTTCGTCAGCATCCCAGAGAGCGACCGGCCGGTCATTCAACTCCCCATCCTCGGCAGCCTCATTCACGCGCCCACGGCGGCCGTCATCTACCAGATGCGCGAGGTCGTGTCGCACGGCCGCCCGACGCGCGTTGACCATCTCGAACAGCCCGTTTGGGCGTGGCGCTGATCGGAGACCATATGGGAAAGCTTGACGGGAAGATCGCGATCGTCACCGGTGGCGGTACCGGCATCGGCCGCTCCACCGCGCTCATGCTGGCCGCCGAGGGCGCGCACGTTGTCGTCGCGGGCCGGCGCAAGCCGCCCCTCGAGGCGGTCGTCGCGGAAATCAAAAAGGCGGGAGGTCGCGCTGTGGCGCGCGAGGCCGACGTCGCCAAGCCCGCCCAAGGGCGCGCCTTAGCGGAATGGGTCGTCAAGGAGCTCGGGCGTGTGGACATTCTGATCAACAACGCGGGGCATTCCAGCAAGGTGCGCAACGCCCGCTGGGTGGGGCAGGAGGACTGGGACGCCGTGATCGCCGTCAACCTGACCGGGGTGTACGCGCTGACGCAGGCCGTGCTGCCGAGCATGATCGAGCGGGGCGGCGGCGCCATCGTCACGGTCGGCTCGTACGCGGCGCTCCGGCCGGGGCTCATCGGCGGGGCGCCCTACGGCGCCGCCAAGGCGGGCGTGCTCAACTTCATGGGCCACGTCCACACCGTGCTCCGCGACAAGGGCATCCGCGCGACCACCGTGATGCCGGCCGAGGTGGACACGCCGATCCTGGCCAACCGCCCCCTGCCACCCGCCGCCGCGGCCC of Candidatus Methylomirabilota bacterium contains these proteins:
- a CDS encoding CoA pyrophosphatase gives rise to the protein MRFDLVLLERARANLAAFDRRAAALEGRKAAAVAVVLLPDQEGRGCFLLTKRAPTLRAHTGQWALPGGRMDAGESPEGAALRELDEEVGLKLGAGTALGLLDDYPTRSGFVITPVVFWADDPGALSPNPAEVARVHLVPLEDLDAPDVPRFVSIPESDRPVIQLPILGSLIHAPTAAVIYQMREVVSHGRPTRVDHLEQPVWAWR
- a CDS encoding SDR family oxidoreductase, with the translated sequence MGKLDGKIAIVTGGGTGIGRSTALMLAAEGAHVVVAGRRKPPLEAVVAEIKKAGGRAVAREADVAKPAQGRALAEWVVKELGRVDILINNAGHSSKVRNARWVGQEDWDAVIAVNLTGVYALTQAVLPSMIERGGGAIVTVGSYAALRPGLIGGAPYGAAKAGVLNFMGHVHTVLRDKGIRATTVMPAEVDTPILANRPLPPAAAARATMMQPEDVAAAILMCVTLPERTVVEEIVLSPTKTRDQSRDVEVARNLGAPPGAK